The Leadbettera azotonutricia ZAS-9 genome has a window encoding:
- a CDS encoding ABC transporter permease, which yields MAGHKLLFSLKGNKQKRRRANSLSVFSFPMMLSGLILIVIIAGCALAPLLAPYGETEQNLSASLSPPSAEHILGADKMGRDLFSRLLFGGRVTLISAVSVVLVSVIIGVPLGLFSGYLGGTFDAVIGRFCDVLLSFPSLLLAFLFAAALGRGMTNAVIALGIIYVPMLTRLVRSLTLVEKNKTYVEAAVSIGFSKPYIIFRHILPNCMDTVLVQLTLDLAYAILDLAALSFIGLGVRPPIADWGAMLEEGRAFLLMNSLLALAPGAAIVITVVSLNIFCDSLTQYLDPSGRVLPSFEKAEKHAQRIKVGAGA from the coding sequence ATGGCCGGCCATAAGCTGCTTTTCAGCCTTAAAGGGAATAAACAAAAGCGCCGCCGGGCTAACAGCCTTTCGGTGTTTTCCTTCCCCATGATGCTTTCGGGGTTGATATTGATTGTAATAATCGCTGGCTGTGCCCTTGCCCCCCTTCTCGCGCCTTATGGCGAAACAGAGCAGAACCTTTCCGCCTCCCTCAGCCCCCCTTCGGCGGAGCATATACTCGGGGCGGATAAAATGGGGCGGGATCTTTTTTCGCGGCTCCTTTTCGGGGGCAGGGTTACCCTGATAAGCGCTGTGTCGGTAGTTTTGGTTTCTGTAATCATCGGCGTCCCCCTGGGCCTTTTTTCGGGCTACCTTGGGGGGACGTTCGACGCGGTTATCGGCCGCTTCTGCGATGTGCTGCTTTCTTTCCCTTCCCTGCTGCTGGCATTCCTTTTCGCGGCTGCCCTGGGCAGGGGCATGACAAACGCGGTCATCGCTCTGGGCATTATCTACGTGCCCATGCTCACCCGCCTTGTCCGTTCCCTTACGCTGGTCGAAAAGAACAAGACCTACGTGGAGGCGGCGGTTTCAATAGGCTTTTCCAAACCCTATATAATTTTCCGCCATATATTGCCCAATTGTATGGATACTGTGCTTGTCCAGCTCACCCTTGATCTTGCCTATGCCATACTCGACCTTGCGGCCCTCAGTTTTATCGGCCTCGGGGTCAGGCCCCCTATTGCCGACTGGGGCGCCATGCTCGAGGAAGGGCGCGCTTTCCTGCTCATGAATTCCCTCCTTGCCCTTGCGCCCGGGGCGGCCATCGTGATCACCGTGGTAAGCCTCAACATTTTTTGCGACAGCCTTACCCAGTATCTCGATCCCTCGGGCAGGGTGCTTCCTTCTTTTGAAAAGGCTGAAAAGCACGCGCAGCGCATAAAAGTCGGGGCCGGGGCATGA
- a CDS encoding PD-(D/E)XK nuclease family transposase yields MKRIHFSDDEALFDICTDGVFKSIFTQETPNSRGALNKLLSAILEKDLKVITVTANEPSINDRRERQIRFDINVEFETGQHANVEITVRPNEFETLRMEYYVCKLLLTQGIKGKSRSYRNLEPTYHISIIEKEKLFSDNKLVHRFEYYDRENKVPLGGRTAIITLELQKAGRLAEKPIPNMTSLERWSLFFRYFSLKKQRALINELLKYEEGITMAGAVVKGWTQEEIEAVNAISQEKREMDLIMYAKELKQMERIAREKQANEKKLQKATEKSLKEGLKKGLKEGQQKGHEDILALLDQGYTAKQIRARMKQKK; encoded by the coding sequence ATGAAGAGAATTCATTTTTCAGACGACGAAGCCCTTTTTGACATCTGCACAGACGGTGTCTTTAAAAGCATCTTTACTCAGGAAACCCCCAATTCCCGGGGCGCCCTTAACAAGCTGCTTTCAGCCATACTCGAAAAGGATCTCAAGGTCATCACGGTAACCGCCAACGAACCATCCATCAACGACCGCCGTGAACGGCAGATCCGCTTCGACATCAATGTCGAATTTGAAACCGGCCAACATGCCAATGTGGAAATAACCGTCCGCCCCAACGAGTTTGAGACCCTCAGAATGGAATATTATGTCTGCAAGCTGCTCTTAACCCAGGGCATAAAGGGGAAAAGCCGCTCTTACCGGAACCTCGAACCAACCTATCATATTTCCATTATTGAAAAAGAAAAGCTTTTTAGTGATAATAAACTGGTTCACCGGTTCGAATACTATGACCGTGAGAACAAGGTCCCCTTGGGCGGCCGTACCGCTATTATTACCCTGGAATTACAGAAGGCAGGGCGTCTGGCGGAAAAACCCATACCGAACATGACGAGCCTGGAACGCTGGTCATTATTTTTCCGGTACTTTAGCCTTAAGAAGCAGCGGGCCTTGATAAACGAACTTTTAAAGTACGAGGAGGGAATAACCATGGCAGGAGCAGTAGTAAAAGGATGGACACAGGAAGAAATCGAAGCCGTCAATGCGATAAGCCAGGAAAAGCGGGAAATGGATCTTATAATGTACGCCAAAGAACTGAAACAAATGGAGAGAATAGCCAGGGAAAAGCAGGCGAACGAGAAAAAACTGCAGAAGGCTACGGAAAAAAGTCTGAAAGAGGGCTTGAAAAAAGGCTTGAAAGAGGGTCAACAAAAAGGTCATGAGGACATACTTGCCCTGTTGGATCAAGGATATACCGCCAAGCAAATCCGTGCCCGAATGAAGCAGAAAAAATAG
- a CDS encoding ABC transporter ATP-binding protein, whose protein sequence is MNLLEARDLKKYFSLGHGLKNGKRVLKAVDGVSLSVKAREILGIVGESGCGKSTLGRLAMGLIEPSGGEALFNSQPVSLSRGKGEMQMVFQNPFASFNPKIRIAGALTEVCRYYGMDRAQAQERVASLFDDTGLSQDLLARWPHELSGGQLQRLAIARALLSNPALLIADEPLSALDVSVQAQLLNLLGELRTRRGLAMLFISHDMSVVEFLSDRVAVMYLGHIVETAPAEELFGNTLHPYTRSLIAAAPRLEGRDASLAGSIKGEASDPSVVIEGCPFAPRCPQAEARCSREIPVEKETVPGHIVSCLLV, encoded by the coding sequence ATGAACCTGCTTGAAGCGCGGGATCTTAAAAAATACTTCTCCCTGGGGCATGGCCTTAAAAACGGCAAGCGTGTCCTTAAAGCCGTGGACGGCGTTTCCCTTTCGGTCAAAGCCAGGGAAATACTTGGCATAGTCGGCGAATCGGGCTGCGGCAAATCGACCCTGGGCCGCCTTGCCATGGGACTCATTGAGCCCAGCGGGGGGGAGGCGCTTTTTAACAGCCAGCCTGTTTCGCTTTCCCGTGGCAAGGGGGAGATGCAGATGGTGTTTCAGAACCCCTTTGCCTCGTTTAACCCCAAGATACGTATAGCCGGGGCTTTGACAGAAGTATGCCGGTATTACGGCATGGACAGGGCACAGGCACAGGAACGTGTTGCGTCGCTTTTTGACGACACGGGCCTTTCGCAGGATCTCCTTGCCCGCTGGCCCCACGAGCTTTCGGGCGGGCAGCTTCAGCGGCTAGCCATTGCCCGGGCTCTGCTTTCGAACCCTGCGCTCCTCATAGCGGACGAACCCCTTTCCGCCCTGGATGTTTCGGTCCAGGCCCAGCTCTTGAACCTCCTTGGGGAATTGCGGACCCGCCGGGGTCTTGCAATGCTTTTTATTTCCCATGATATGTCGGTGGTGGAATTCCTGAGCGACAGGGTCGCGGTAATGTACCTTGGGCATATTGTGGAGACAGCCCCGGCAGAAGAGCTTTTCGGCAACACCCTTCATCCCTATACCCGCTCCCTTATCGCCGCCGCGCCAAGGCTTGAGGGCAGGGATGCAAGCCTCGCCGGAAGCATAAAGGGCGAAGCATCAGATCCTTCCGTTGTAATCGAAGGCTGCCCCTTTGCCCCCCGCTGCCCGCAGGCTGAGGCGCGTTGTTCCCGTGAAATTCCCGTGGAGAAAGAAACAGTCCCCGGGCATATAGTCAGCTGTCTTTTAGTTTAA
- a CDS encoding carbon starvation CstA family protein, producing the protein MNGLMLLIISVVVLVLAYLLYGRFLARSWGIDPSRKTPAQEFDDGMEYVSTSPAVVFGHEFASIAGAGPINGPIIAAMFGWVPVLLWLLFGSVFFGAVHDFAALYTSVKNKGKSIGYVIELYVGKTGKRLFLIFVWLFSILIAASFADIVAGTFAGLDTQGGQARTNASVASTSCLFIVAALGLGFFIRKRKASDLASGIIAVDLLIGCIVLGIFFPLFLPKSIWLYLVFGYIFTASVVPVWAMGQPRNYLNSFLLVAMILAAFIGVVFTNPEISIPAFTGFEVNGNYLFPALFITIACGAISGFHSLVATGAASKQINNERYMLPISYGAMLLETLVAVLALIAVGSLAIGGVFPQGTPPVIFATAVSAFLHQLGLPIQISYTVVSLAVSSFVLTTLDTVARLGRLAFQELFSPDGDAEPSKKRGLLARIATSKAASSLFTLLPAYLLAIMGYQNIWALFGAANQLLAALTLIACTLFFKKSGRRYLMLIVPTAIMLAVTYSSLVLIIKNKLGFLFSGNFNVAVDGLQLSIAALLLILGIMVAFSCTIKLLKKPPAAMGTAGQS; encoded by the coding sequence ATGAATGGATTAATGCTGCTGATCATTTCCGTAGTGGTGCTGGTTTTGGCGTATCTCCTTTATGGGCGGTTTTTGGCGCGCTCCTGGGGAATCGACCCTTCCAGAAAGACCCCTGCCCAGGAATTTGACGATGGAATGGAATACGTATCCACTTCTCCGGCGGTGGTGTTTGGCCATGAATTTGCCTCCATTGCCGGCGCGGGGCCTATCAACGGGCCCATAATTGCCGCCATGTTCGGCTGGGTTCCGGTATTGCTATGGCTGCTTTTTGGATCGGTTTTTTTTGGAGCGGTCCACGATTTCGCCGCTCTCTACACATCGGTTAAAAACAAGGGAAAGTCCATAGGCTATGTGATCGAGCTCTATGTCGGCAAGACCGGCAAGCGGCTTTTCCTTATCTTTGTCTGGCTTTTTTCAATCCTCATAGCCGCGTCCTTTGCCGATATTGTGGCAGGGACTTTTGCGGGTCTTGATACCCAGGGGGGACAGGCCAGGACCAACGCTTCGGTGGCCAGTACTTCCTGCCTGTTTATCGTGGCGGCCCTGGGATTGGGTTTCTTCATCCGGAAACGGAAGGCGTCGGATCTGGCCAGCGGAATAATCGCGGTGGATCTGCTCATAGGCTGCATCGTCCTGGGAATTTTCTTTCCCCTTTTCCTGCCGAAGTCAATTTGGCTTTATCTGGTTTTTGGGTATATTTTTACCGCCTCCGTGGTTCCCGTGTGGGCTATGGGGCAGCCCCGGAATTACCTCAACTCCTTCCTGCTTGTCGCCATGATCCTGGCCGCTTTTATCGGGGTGGTTTTTACCAACCCTGAAATTTCCATTCCCGCCTTTACCGGTTTCGAGGTCAACGGCAATTATCTCTTTCCTGCCCTCTTTATAACCATAGCCTGCGGGGCGATTTCAGGATTCCATAGCCTGGTCGCCACCGGGGCCGCTTCCAAGCAGATTAATAATGAGAGGTATATGCTTCCCATTTCTTACGGGGCCATGCTGCTGGAAACCCTGGTGGCGGTGCTGGCCTTAATCGCCGTGGGTTCCCTTGCCATCGGGGGCGTGTTTCCCCAGGGAACGCCGCCGGTTATTTTTGCCACTGCGGTTTCCGCTTTTTTGCACCAGCTGGGTCTGCCGATTCAAATTTCATATACCGTAGTATCCCTCGCGGTTTCGTCCTTTGTGCTGACTACCCTGGATACGGTTGCCCGGCTGGGACGGCTTGCCTTTCAGGAACTGTTTTCCCCGGACGGGGATGCCGAGCCCTCAAAAAAAAGAGGCCTCTTGGCCAGGATTGCCACAAGCAAAGCGGCATCATCGCTTTTTACCCTTTTGCCTGCCTATCTTTTGGCCATCATGGGTTATCAGAATATTTGGGCCCTTTTCGGGGCGGCCAATCAGCTCCTGGCTGCTCTGACCCTTATCGCCTGCACCCTCTTCTTTAAAAAAAGCGGACGCCGGTATCTGATGCTGATAGTGCCCACCGCCATCATGCTGGCTGTTACCTACTCTTCCCTTGTCCTGATCATAAAGAACAAACTGGGCTTTTTATTCAGCGGGAATTTCAACGTCGCTGTGGACGGCCTGCAGCTGAGTATTGCCGCCCTGCTTTTGATCCTGGGAATCATGGTGGCATTTTCCTGTACGATAAAATTGCTGAAGAAACCTCCGGCAGCTATGGGAACGGCAGGGCAGTCATGA
- a CDS encoding ABC transporter substrate-binding protein, which produces MKRVFFVVSVLALAASLAFAGGGQAKGNKGVTFTIALSEDIRAIDPGVAWNYVTNQVTNQITEGLLTLDGSNNIVPELAKSWRQADDLTYVYEVRDDIVFSDGTKMTMDDVVFSLERNRDPDGGTYFSDFYADVASISATGPWQLTIKLNNPSAVFKYIPAIGAGRIISKAYYQKHADNFGTAEGGIIATGPFVYKSWTSGQEIVLAKNTNYWNKAKLQANIIDTVVYKIIPDDTTRVVALQTGSVDFCANIPPEMLDQLQADKSLNMTIAPSYQLTYLAMNTQRAPMNDVNVRKAISHVLNLDEFQRNIIKTAGSAGTVLPFGAALYGNDAAKWQQYLNTAPKYDYDLAKARQALAQSAYPNGFNCDVIISESSLASSRALFLQEALKPLNINVEIRKMSGDEQDTYQMGGVMDSNGYRDYDMLIGGWEADYPDLNGNIEIMFVSSQAGEDGYNAAAYVNPRVDNLIETQRSQTDPVKRFDIQKQLMDIIVNDTPYIVYDYSLRQSVLNKKYTGLAVSSAWLWVLPVQNIRAAN; this is translated from the coding sequence ATGAAGAGAGTGTTTTTCGTTGTTTCGGTTCTGGCACTGGCCGCGTCCCTCGCGTTTGCAGGGGGCGGGCAGGCCAAGGGGAATAAAGGCGTTACCTTTACGATAGCCTTGAGCGAAGATATCAGGGCTATTGATCCGGGTGTCGCCTGGAATTATGTAACGAACCAGGTTACAAACCAGATTACCGAGGGCCTCCTGACCCTCGACGGGTCCAACAACATAGTCCCGGAGCTTGCCAAAAGCTGGAGGCAGGCGGACGACCTTACCTATGTGTACGAAGTGAGGGACGACATTGTTTTTTCCGATGGCACAAAAATGACCATGGACGATGTGGTCTTTTCCCTTGAGCGCAACAGGGACCCCGATGGGGGAACCTATTTTTCCGATTTCTATGCCGATGTGGCAAGCATTTCGGCCACAGGCCCATGGCAGCTTACCATTAAGCTGAACAATCCCTCGGCTGTGTTCAAGTATATCCCCGCCATCGGAGCAGGGAGGATCATCAGCAAGGCGTATTATCAAAAGCACGCTGATAATTTCGGGACCGCCGAAGGCGGCATAATCGCGACCGGCCCCTTTGTGTATAAAAGCTGGACCAGCGGACAGGAAATCGTCCTTGCAAAGAACACCAATTACTGGAACAAGGCGAAGCTTCAGGCGAATATAATCGACACGGTTGTGTATAAGATCATTCCGGACGACACCACCCGCGTTGTTGCCCTGCAAACCGGCAGTGTTGATTTCTGTGCCAACATTCCCCCGGAAATGCTTGATCAGCTCCAGGCGGATAAAAGCCTCAACATGACCATAGCCCCGAGCTATCAGCTTACCTACCTTGCGATGAATACCCAGCGCGCACCGATGAACGATGTCAATGTGCGCAAGGCAATTTCCCATGTCCTTAACCTGGACGAATTCCAGCGGAACATAATAAAGACCGCAGGAAGCGCAGGGACTGTGCTGCCCTTCGGCGCGGCCCTTTACGGGAACGATGCAGCAAAATGGCAGCAGTACCTCAATACCGCTCCCAAATACGATTATGACTTGGCCAAGGCGCGGCAGGCCCTTGCCCAATCCGCTTACCCCAACGGGTTTAACTGTGATGTGATCATAAGCGAATCTTCCCTTGCGTCATCCAGGGCCCTCTTTCTCCAGGAAGCCTTAAAGCCCCTCAATATCAATGTTGAAATCAGGAAGATGTCCGGTGACGAGCAGGATACCTACCAGATGGGCGGTGTCATGGATTCTAACGGCTATCGTGATTACGATATGCTCATCGGCGGCTGGGAAGCGGATTATCCGGATCTTAACGGCAATATCGAAATCATGTTTGTATCGAGCCAGGCTGGCGAAGACGGCTATAACGCGGCGGCCTATGTCAATCCCCGTGTTGACAATCTCATCGAAACCCAGCGCTCCCAGACCGATCCGGTAAAGCGCTTTGATATCCAGAAACAGCTGATGGACATTATCGTAAATGATACGCCCTACATCGTGTATGACTATTCACTGCGCCAGAGCGTCCTGAACAAGAAGTACACAGGCCTTGCGGTTTCTTCCGCATGGCTCTGGGTGCTTCCTGTGCAGAACATCCGGGCGGCAAATTAA
- a CDS encoding ABC transporter ATP-binding protein → MSDTVLRVEKLYCDFLTIEGIVYAVSGADLAVKRGEIHGLVGESGCGKSVSSRAVMGLLDKRHSRLKGRVMFGGRNLLELSEAEMRSIRGRQIAMIFQDPLNSLSPLVPVGRQIEEAMANHSFLSPEERKNRMRYLLERVGLHRGVETQYPFELSGGMQQRIMIAQAVSCEPQLIIADEPTTALDVTIQAQALDLLRELQKELSLSVLLITHNFSVVAEICDTVSVMYSGRVVETAPARALIEGAAHPYSRALIDCIPRRKRGHVLPVIPGFPPRLYDPVSGCPFAPRCSLADKACVEPPPCVEGEGGRKVFCHHPGVMR, encoded by the coding sequence ATGAGCGATACTGTGCTGAGAGTCGAAAAGCTTTACTGCGATTTTCTCACTATAGAAGGGATAGTGTACGCGGTAAGTGGGGCGGACCTTGCGGTAAAGCGTGGAGAAATCCACGGGCTTGTGGGAGAATCGGGCTGCGGGAAAAGCGTAAGCTCCCGGGCTGTCATGGGCCTCCTCGACAAAAGGCACAGCCGCCTTAAGGGGCGCGTCATGTTTGGGGGCCGCAATCTGCTGGAGCTTTCGGAAGCCGAAATGAGATCCATACGGGGCAGGCAAATCGCAATGATATTCCAGGATCCCCTCAATTCCCTTTCGCCCCTTGTGCCTGTGGGCAGGCAGATAGAAGAAGCCATGGCGAACCATTCTTTTTTGTCTCCTGAAGAGCGGAAGAACCGCATGCGCTATCTTCTTGAACGGGTCGGTCTGCACCGGGGCGTTGAAACCCAGTATCCCTTTGAGCTTTCCGGGGGCATGCAGCAGCGCATCATGATTGCCCAGGCGGTCAGCTGCGAGCCGCAATTGATCATCGCCGATGAGCCCACGACCGCCCTGGATGTAACGATACAGGCCCAGGCCCTGGATCTTTTGCGGGAGCTGCAGAAGGAGCTGTCCCTTTCCGTATTGCTCATAACCCACAATTTTTCGGTGGTCGCGGAAATCTGCGACACAGTGTCGGTGATGTATTCAGGCAGGGTTGTCGAAACCGCCCCTGCCCGCGCCCTCATAGAAGGGGCTGCCCACCCGTACAGCCGCGCCCTTATCGATTGCATACCCCGCAGGAAGCGCGGCCATGTTCTGCCTGTTATCCCCGGCTTCCCCCCGAGGCTTTATGATCCTGTTTCCGGCTGCCCCTTTGCCCCCCGCTGTTCCCTTGCGGACAAAGCCTGTGTTGAGCCCCCGCCCTGCGTTGAAGGCGAAGGCGGGCGCAAGGTCTTCTGCCATCACCCGGGGGTCATGCGATGA
- a CDS encoding aminopeptidase has protein sequence MNNSNENDVNRLLLQKKDGPGAKEIAEAGEYCRGYMDFLDSAKNEREAVSAAISMAEKNGFAPWKEGSEFGRGNKVYAGRFGKALLLAVRGRRPLAEGFSIIAAHIDSPRLDLKMKPLYEDKGLAFFDTHYYGGIKNYQWTGMPLALHGHIVRKDGKGIRVAIGEDPGDPVFFIADLLPHLAKRQMEKPGKELVEAESLDILAGLYPYQGGKEEGAVKLNILRLLHEKYGITEEDLISAELQAVPAFKARDLGLDRSMVGAYGHDDKVCSYPALTSLFSLNEPEFSACVVLADKEETGSWGIGGMRSEFFKGFIAGLAEAEGKGSSNAINMALANSFCLSADVNTAFNPLYSEVFDPHGEADIGGGVVLFRYWGRGGKENTNDANAEAVSALRKILDEGGIRWQTGEGGRVDAEESGTLSKFFAGFNIPTVDLGVPLLSMHSPFEAAAKTDVLQAHRAFAAFFNRRQ, from the coding sequence ATGAACAATTCCAACGAAAACGACGTGAATAGGCTGCTGCTGCAGAAAAAAGACGGGCCTGGGGCAAAAGAAATCGCCGAGGCCGGGGAGTACTGCAGGGGATATATGGATTTCCTTGATTCTGCCAAAAACGAGCGCGAGGCGGTAAGCGCAGCTATATCGATGGCGGAGAAAAACGGGTTTGCCCCCTGGAAGGAGGGGTCAGAGTTCGGAAGGGGCAACAAGGTCTATGCCGGCCGCTTTGGGAAGGCTCTTTTGCTGGCTGTCAGGGGCAGGAGGCCCCTGGCAGAGGGATTTTCCATAATTGCGGCCCATATTGATTCGCCCAGGCTGGACCTCAAAATGAAGCCCCTCTACGAGGACAAGGGGCTGGCGTTTTTCGATACCCACTATTACGGGGGGATCAAGAACTACCAGTGGACAGGCATGCCCCTTGCCCTGCATGGGCATATTGTACGCAAGGACGGGAAAGGTATACGCGTTGCTATCGGCGAAGATCCGGGGGACCCGGTTTTTTTTATTGCCGATCTCCTCCCCCACCTTGCAAAGCGGCAGATGGAAAAACCCGGGAAGGAGCTTGTGGAAGCCGAAAGTCTCGACATCCTGGCGGGGCTGTACCCGTATCAAGGCGGGAAGGAAGAAGGGGCGGTCAAGCTCAATATACTGCGCCTCCTTCACGAAAAATACGGCATAACCGAGGAAGATTTAATATCGGCGGAGCTTCAGGCAGTTCCGGCGTTTAAGGCCCGGGATCTCGGCCTCGACAGGAGCATGGTTGGGGCTTATGGCCATGACGACAAGGTCTGCTCCTATCCTGCCCTCACAAGCCTCTTTTCCCTTAATGAGCCTGAATTTTCAGCCTGCGTTGTGCTGGCCGACAAGGAAGAAACCGGTTCCTGGGGGATAGGCGGCATGAGGTCGGAATTCTTTAAAGGCTTTATTGCGGGGCTTGCAGAGGCTGAAGGAAAAGGCAGCAGCAATGCAATTAACATGGCCCTGGCGAATTCCTTCTGCCTTTCCGCGGATGTCAATACTGCGTTCAACCCGCTCTACAGCGAAGTGTTCGACCCTCACGGGGAAGCGGACATTGGGGGCGGGGTGGTGCTTTTCAGGTATTGGGGAAGGGGCGGCAAGGAAAACACCAACGACGCGAACGCCGAAGCAGTATCCGCGCTGCGGAAGATCCTTGACGAAGGGGGGATACGCTGGCAGACCGGGGAGGGCGGCAGGGTTGACGCCGAAGAATCCGGAACACTGTCGAAGTTTTTTGCGGGCTTCAACATTCCTACTGTGGATCTCGGCGTCCCCCTGCTCTCAATGCACTCGCCCTTCGAAGCCGCCGCCAAGACCGATGTGCTCCAGGCTCACCGGGCTTTTGCGGCGTTCTTTAACCGAAGGCAATAA
- a CDS encoding ABC transporter permease codes for MSFFIRYAAKRILLLIPLLLAVSAAVFFLVRLTPSDPIASITAGKRISDETRASLKAQYYLDKPLPQQYIIWLGGIFRGNLGDSYKHRQGVSSLLASRLPTTIQLVLMSAIFAALLSIPAGVFAAVKKDTPFDRVISALMIFCVSSPVFLNGIVLMLIFSLRLKWFPAFGTGRSMVENFYYLALPAFALSLNMVALMGRITRDRMIGELKANYSLALAAKGTPFGRIVVSHCLKNTLIPVITVAGIQIGSMVVGAVLVENVFALGGIGALLIEGIQASDYPVVQSIMMFLVAMFLLLNLIVDVVYVLIDPRIRAAAGGS; via the coding sequence GTGTCCTTTTTTATCCGCTATGCGGCGAAACGCATCCTTCTGCTCATTCCCCTGCTGCTGGCAGTCTCCGCGGCGGTGTTTTTCCTTGTGCGCCTGACCCCCTCCGATCCTATCGCGTCGATAACCGCAGGAAAGCGTATCAGCGACGAGACCCGGGCGTCATTGAAGGCTCAGTATTACCTGGATAAGCCCCTTCCCCAGCAGTACATTATTTGGCTGGGCGGCATTTTCCGGGGGAATCTGGGGGATAGCTATAAGCACCGCCAGGGTGTTTCGTCCCTCCTTGCAAGCCGCCTGCCGACCACTATCCAGCTTGTGCTTATGAGCGCCATTTTTGCGGCCCTGCTTTCCATACCTGCGGGGGTTTTTGCGGCGGTCAAAAAGGACACGCCTTTTGACAGGGTCATCTCCGCCCTGATGATCTTCTGCGTTTCCTCGCCGGTGTTCCTGAATGGCATTGTGCTTATGCTGATTTTTTCGCTGCGCCTCAAATGGTTCCCTGCCTTTGGGACGGGCAGGAGCATGGTCGAAAATTTCTATTACCTTGCGCTCCCGGCTTTTGCCCTGAGCCTCAACATGGTCGCCCTTATGGGGAGGATCACCAGGGACAGGATGATTGGGGAACTCAAGGCGAATTATTCCCTTGCCCTCGCCGCCAAGGGAACCCCCTTCGGCAGGATAGTGGTTTCCCACTGCCTTAAAAATACCCTTATCCCGGTGATAACTGTCGCGGGGATCCAGATTGGATCCATGGTAGTAGGCGCAGTGCTTGTGGAAAACGTCTTTGCCTTGGGCGGTATAGGGGCGCTCTTAATCGAAGGGATACAAGCCTCCGACTACCCGGTAGTGCAGAGCATCATGATGTTTCTTGTTGCCATGTTCCTTCTCCTCAACTTGATTGTGGACGTAGTGTATGTGCTCATTGATCCGCGCATTCGTGCGGCGGCGGGGGGGTCCTGA
- a CDS encoding citrate/2-methylcitrate synthase, protein MANQTLEEKLIETYTNYASECSVINNELYAKYEVKRGLRDISGRGVVAGLTEISEVLAYVIEDDDLVPCEGKLYYRGINIEKIVNGFLADKRFGFEETAFLILFGHLPSKGEHSAFCELLANYAALPEAFVRDTIMNAPSRDMMNSLEKSVLTLYSYDDDADNTSIPNVIRQSLQLIAQFPLLSVYGYQSYAHFHQKKSLFIHAPQKGLSTAENILGMLRPESSYTPLEAQILDLALTLHAEHGGGNNSTFAMHVVTSSGTDTYSAVAAALSSLKGPRHGGANVKVVRMFQDMQKTVRDWNDDDEIASYIEKLLNKEAFDKEGLVYGIGHAVYSLSDPRALIFQRFVERLANEKNRAKEYNLYAKTAIIAPEVIGKMRKMYKGVSANVDFYSGFVYSMLDLPEELFTPLFAVARIAGWSAHRIEEIANNGKIIRPAYKSVAKHIEYVPMDKR, encoded by the coding sequence ATGGCAAACCAGACATTGGAAGAAAAACTGATAGAGACCTACACAAATTACGCCTCCGAGTGCAGTGTGATTAACAACGAGCTCTACGCCAAATACGAGGTGAAACGGGGCCTCCGGGACATATCCGGGCGGGGGGTGGTGGCTGGCCTGACGGAGATATCCGAAGTGCTGGCCTATGTAATCGAGGACGATGACCTTGTGCCCTGCGAGGGCAAGCTCTATTACCGGGGCATCAATATTGAAAAAATCGTGAATGGGTTCCTGGCGGACAAGCGTTTTGGCTTTGAGGAAACAGCGTTCCTGATCCTTTTCGGGCACCTCCCCTCGAAGGGGGAGCACAGTGCCTTCTGTGAACTTCTGGCGAATTATGCCGCCCTTCCCGAAGCCTTTGTCCGGGACACTATCATGAATGCCCCCAGCCGGGACATGATGAATTCCCTCGAAAAAAGTGTCCTTACCCTGTACTCCTATGATGACGACGCGGACAATACTTCCATCCCCAATGTGATAAGGCAGTCCCTGCAGCTCATAGCGCAGTTCCCCCTGCTCTCGGTGTACGGCTACCAGTCTTATGCCCATTTCCATCAGAAGAAGAGCCTCTTTATCCACGCCCCCCAGAAGGGGCTTTCCACTGCCGAAAACATACTTGGCATGCTCAGGCCCGAAAGCAGCTATACCCCCCTGGAGGCGCAGATCCTCGATTTGGCCCTGACCCTTCACGCGGAACACGGGGGCGGCAATAATTCGACCTTTGCCATGCATGTAGTGACTTCCTCCGGGACCGATACTTATTCGGCTGTCGCTGCCGCCTTGAGTTCCCTCAAGGGCCCCCGGCACGGAGGGGCAAATGTAAAAGTGGTACGGATGTTCCAGGACATGCAGAAAACCGTCCGGGACTGGAACGACGATGACGAGATTGCCTCTTATATCGAAAAGCTGCTCAACAAGGAAGCCTTTGACAAAGAGGGGCTGGTGTATGGCATAGGCCACGCCGTGTATTCCCTTTCCGATCCAAGGGCGCTTATCTTCCAGCGTTTTGTGGAACGCCTGGCAAATGAAAAAAACCGTGCCAAAGAATACAATCTCTATGCCAAGACCGCGATCATTGCCCCTGAGGTAATAGGGAAAATGCGCAAGATGTACAAGGGCGTGAGCGCCAACGTCGATTTTTATTCCGGCTTTGTGTACAGCATGCTCGACCTGCCGGAAGAGCTTTTCACGCCCCTCTTCGCCGTCGCCCGCATCGCGGGCTGGAGCGCACACCGCATCGAAGAAATCGCCAACAACGGCAAGATCATCCGCCCTGCCTATAAATCGGTGGCAAAGCATATTGAGTATGTGCCTATGGATAAAAGATAA